The sequence AAGAGGGGGTTGAGGTTGGCACGTGCTGCATAGACGGCAGCCGTGTAACCGGCGGGGCCGGAGCCGAGGATCAGGACTTTGGCGTGGAGCGGAGAGGTCATGTGCGCAATCAGCAAGCAAGAAAATGGCGCTTTGTATGCGCCGCAACTGCGAGGTGCAATGGCGGTGCCACAAAGGCAGGGGCCGGAGCCAGCCGCAGCACGCTGCGCTGGACCGGAGCAAACAGGTATTGTAGAAAGGGCAAGAGCCCTGTGCCGAATCGGGCTGTTGTAGGCAGCTTGCTTGCTGGTATGGCAAGCTTTGTTGCAACTGTTTGCATTTGCCCAGGCTCCGGAATCCTGGATGCCGCTGAAACGCTGGGGTAAGCTAGCCGCCTTGCATATGACTTCTACTTTCAATGCCTTGAACGCCTCGTCTGCCAAAGCCCCGCCGAAAGCGGGCATTGTTCGTTTTGGACATGAGGTGTGCTTGGTGGTGGCGCTGTTGGCGCTCACCTTCTGGCTGCTGGCACTGTTCACCTACTCCCCCCAAGATGCGGCCTGGTCTACCAGTGGCCAGGCCAATGGCGTGGTCGTGCGCAACTGGGTCGGCAGATTGGGCGCCTGGCTGGCCGATACCTCGTATTTCGGCTTTGGTTACTCCGTCTGGTGGGCGGTGCTGGCTGCTGTTTTCTCCTGGTGGCGCTCGCTGCGCCGCTGGATGCGTGGCGAAACCCTGGTGGGCCAGTTGTGGCAGGAAAAGCTGCAGTTCTGGCTGGGCCTGCTGCTGCTGCTGGGTGCCAGCACGGCGCTGGAATGGTCGCGCCTGTACCGGCTGGAGGCCGCGCTGCCCGGCCACGGCGGTGGCGTGATGGGCTATATGGTGGGCAAGGCCAGCGTGGGCTGGCTGGGCTTCACCGGCTCGGGGCTGATGGGCATCATGCTGCTCATTTTGGGCCTGAGCCTGGTGTTCCATTTCTCCTGGGGCGGCGTGGCCGAAGCCCTGGGTGCGCGCATTGATGCGCTGGTGCGCATCGGCCAGCAACACCGTGAAAAGGTCAAGGACCTGGCCGTGGGCCGCCGCGCAGCCAAGGAGCGCAGCGATGTGCTGGAAGAGGTGCATGTCAGCGCCGAAGAGGCCTACCAGCCCAAGCCGGTGCAGATCAATACCCCGGTGCAGACTCCGGTCGTGCCCAGCGAGCGCGTGATCAAGGAGCGCCAAAAGCCGCTGTTCCAGGAAATGACCGACAGCGCCTTGCCCCAGGTGGACCTGCTGGATGCCGCGCCTGCCAAGCAAGAAAGCGTCTCCGCCGACACGCTGGAGATGACCAGCCGATTGATCGAGAAAAAGCTCAAGGACTTTGGCGTGGAAGTGCATGTGGTGCAGGCCACGCCGGGCCCGGTGGTCACCCGCTACGAGATCGAGCCCGCCACGGGCGTCAAGGGCTCGCAGGTGGTGAACCTGGGCAAGGATTTGGCGCGCTCGCTGTCCCTGGTGTCGGTGCGCGTGATCGAGACCATCCCGGGCAAGAACTACATGGCGCTGGAGTTGCCGAATGCGCGGCGCCAGTCGATTCGATTGTCCGAGGTGCTGGGCTCCCAGGTCTACCACGAGGCCAAGAGCATGCTGACCATGGGCCTGGGCAAGGACATCGAGGGCAAGCCCGTGGTGGCCGACCTGGCCAAGATGCCCCATGTGCTGGTGGCCGGCACCACCGGCTCCGGCAAGTCGGTGGGTATCAACGCCATGATCTTGTCGCTGCTGTACAAGGCCGAGGCCAAGGATGTGCGTCTGCTGATGATCGACCCCAAGATGCTGGAAATGTCGGTCTACGAAGGCATTCCCCATCTGCTGTGCCCGGTGGTGACCGATATGAAGATGGCCGCCAACGGCCTGAACTGGTGCGTGGCCGAGATGGAGCGCCGCTACAAGCTGATGAGCAAGCTGGGTGTGCGCAATCTGGCGGGCTACAACACCAAAATAGACGACGCCAAGACCAAGGGCGAAATCATTGGCAACCCCTTCAGCCTGACGCCGGAGTCGCCAGAGCCGTTGCAGCGCCTGCCGCATATTGTCATCGTCATCGACGAGCTGGCCGACTTGATGATGGTGGTGGGCAAGAAGATCGAAGAGCTGATTGCCCGCCTGGCGCAAAAGGCGCGCGCGGCCGGTATTCATTTGATTCTGGCCACCCAGCGCCCCAGCGTCGACGTGATCACCGGCCTGATCAAGGCCAACATCCCCACCCGCATCGCCTTCCAGGTCTCCAGCAAGATCGACAGCCGCACCGTGCTGGACCAGATGGGGGCCGAAAGCTTGCTGGGCATGGGTGACATGCTTTACATGGCCAGCGGCACCGGCCTGCCGATTCGCGTGCACGGGGCCTTTGTCTCGGACGATGAGGTGCACCGCGTCGTCAGCTACCTCAAGGAGCAGGGCGAGCCCGACTACATCGACGGCGTGCTGGAGTCCTCCATGTCCGATGAGGGCGGCGGGGGTGACGGCGAAGGTGGTGGAGATGGCGAGCAAGACCCCATGTATGACCAGGCCGTGGAAATCGTGCTGAAAGACCGCAAGGCCAGCATTTCCTACGTGCAGCGCAAGCTGCGCATTGGCTACAACCGCTCGGCCAATCTGCTGGAGCAGATGGAAAAGGCCGGGTTGGTCAGCTCCCTCACGGCCAGCGGCCAGCGCGAAGTGCTGGTGCCCGGCCGCGGGGATGAATAACGGCTGCGCGCCGTTTCCTATCGATTAAGGAGTTTGCGCATGCGCAAGACGATTTCCGCCCTGGCGCTGTCCCTGCTGCCGCTGTGGGCCATGGCCGACGGCCTCTCCAGCCTGGAGGCCTTTATGAAAACCGCCCAGGCGGGCAAGGCCCAGTTCACCCAGACCGTGACCTCCCCCGGGCGCGACGGCCAGCCGGGTCGCAGCAAGACCAGCAGCGGTGAATTTCAGTTCCAGCGGCCGGGCAAGTTCAGCTTCAACTACACCAAGCCCTTCGAGCAATTGATCGTGGCCGATGGCAAAACGCTGTGGATGCTGGACAAGGACCTGAACCAGGTCACCCAGCGCGCCCAGGCCCAGGCACTGGGCAGCACGCCGGCGGCGATTCTGGCCTCGGCCACCGATCTGGAGGGGCTGCGCAAGGACTTCGGCCTGGCCAATGCCCCCGATGCCGAGGGCATGGAATGGGTGCAAGCCACGCCCAAGGCGGCCGACAACCAACTGCGCGAGGTGCGCGTGGGCTTTGACGCCGGAAAACTGGCGGCGCTGGAAATCCTGGACAGCTTTGGCCAGCGCTCGCTGATTCGCTTTGCCCAGCTGCAAGTGCTGCCGTCGCTGCCAGCATCGGCTTTTCGCTTCACGCCGCCGGCGGGGGTGGATGTGCTCAAGCAGTAAGCAATAAGCGGCGCGGTGGCGCCTGGCCGCTGCTTTGAAATCAGGAGCTGCTTGAGCTTGTGGTTTATGCGTTAGGGGCTTGAAAGACTTGAGGTTTGGGTCCTGTCAGCCCTTCGGCGTGGGAATGAAGAAAGGGCGTGCCTCGCAAGAGGCATGCCCTTTTTGCTGGTCCTGCAGGGAATCAGACCTGTGCCGCTGCAGCCGGGGCTGGCAACACCCGGTCGGCAGCCGCTGCCAGCAGCAGTGCGGCCAGCACCGGCGTCAGCCAGGCCATGCCCATGGCGGCGCCGGGCAGGGTGCTCAGCCATTGCGGAGCGTCGACCAGGCCCGCAGTCTTGGCGCCATCGATCAGGCCCAGCACCAGGGCCACGCCCATCACCGGCGCGTAGACGCGGCGGGCCTGTTTCCACAGGCCGGAGAGCAGGCTCAGTGCCACCAGGGCGATGGACACCGGGTAGATGATGGCCAGCACGGGCTCGGCCACGGTAATCAGCTGTTCCAGACCCTGGTTGGCAATGGCCATGCTGAGCAGCGATACCGCCACCACCATGCTGCGGTAGGAGTAGGGCAGCAGCTGGCTGAAATAGGCGGCGCAGGCGCTGACCAGGCCCACGCCCGTGGTCAGGCAGGCCAGCAAAATCACCACCGCCAGCAGCACCATGCCCCAGGGGCCAAAGGTGTGCTGCACATAGCTGGTGAGGATCTTCACGCCGGTGGTTGCGTCAGGCGTCAGGCTGCCACTGGTGGCGCCCAGATAGATCAGCGAAACATAGACCAGGGCCAGGCCGGTGGCCGCAATCAGGGCGGCGATGATGGTGTAGCGCTGGTGCAGGCGCGGCTCCTGCACGCCGCTGTCCTTGATGGCGTTGACGATGACGATGCCAAACACCAGGGCGGCCAGCGCGTCCATGGTCTGGTAGCCCTGCACAAAGCCCTGGCCCAGGGCCAGGTCGGGGCTGAGGTAGGCGGGGGCGCTGGCCATCAGCTCGCCGGCGGGCAGCATAAAGGCCGCGCCGCCCAGCACCACCAGGGCCAGGATCAGCACCGGAGTGATGAGCTTGCCGATGTTGTCCACCAGCTTGCCGGGGAACAGCGACAGCAGCATCACCAGGCCAAAGTACACCACGGTGTAGATGCCCAGCGACCAGGGGCTGTCACCCACAAAGGGTGCCACGCCCAGCGCAAACGACACGGTGGCCGTGCGCGGCGTGGCAAACAGCGGGCCAATGGTCAGGTACACGGCCACGCCCAGCAGCAGGCCGGCCACCCGGCCTATGGGGGTGGTGATGGTCTGCAAGCCACCGCCCACGCGGGCCAGGGCCACCACGGTGATCAGTGGCAGGCCTACGCCGGTGAGCAAAAAGCCCAGGGCGGCGCTCCACAGATGCTCGCCTGCCGCCAGACCGACCATGGGGGGAAAGATGATGTTGCCCGCGCCCAGAAATAGCGCGAACGTCATAAAGCCGAGGGCCAGCAGGTCCTGCGTCTTGAGTGTTGTCATACCAAAAGCCCTGCACCCCGGCGCTGCGGCAGGGGATGCGTTAAAACATTGCAAACCAAGTGAAAGCGGGGACTCGGCAACAGGCTTCGGAGGTCGAAGCCAATAGGCAGCCTGCTTGCTGGGTGGCAGCGGGCGGCAACCGAGTCGGGCAGGGCAGGGCCGTTAAGCTTGTGGCTGACGGGCCGGAAGGCGCTGTAGCACCATGGGGGTGAGGGGTGACCTCGCCAATGGAGAGCGTTTGTCCGCTGAAACCCCATTTTGCCCGATGTGAACTTCTGATATATGGCTATTTCCCGAAAACCTGTTGCAAGCACCGATTTGTTTGGCACCGCCGGCGGTGGTGGCGCTGCGGCGGTATCCACCGCCCACCAGCCGCTGGCCGAACGCCTGCGCCCCCATACCTTGGGCGAGGTGGTGGGCCAGCAGCAGGTGCTGGGTGCGGGCATGCCGCTGCGCCTGGCCTTCGAGTCGGGGCGGCCGCACAGCTGCATCCTGTGGGGGCCGCCGGGCGTGGGCAAGACCACCATCGCCCGCTTGATGGCCGACTCCTTTGATGCGCAGTTCATCTCCATCAGCGCGGTGCTGGGCGGTGTCAAGGATATTCGCGAGGCCGTGGAAAAAGCCCAGATGGCCAGAGACAGCCTGCTGCAGCAGCGCACCATCGTGTTTGTGGACGAGGTGCACCGCTTCAACAAAAGCCAGCAGGACGCTTTCTTGCCGCATGTGGAAAGCGGGCTGTTCACCTTCATCGGTGCCACCACCGAGAACCCCTCTTTCGAGGTCAACTCGGCCCTGTTGTCACGCGCTGCCGTCTATGTGCTGCAAAGCCTGACGGCCGAGGAATTGCAGCAAATAGTGCTCAAAGCGCAGGCCCTGGGCGCGGTACCAGCTATCGAAAGCGAAGCGCTTGACCGGCTGATCGCCTACGCCGACGGCGATGCACGCCGCCTGCTGAACACGCTGGAAACCCTGTCCATCACGGCCGAGCAGGCCAAGGTGGAGGCCATCACCGATGCCTGGCTGCTGCAGGTGCTGGGTGAGCGCATGCGCCGCTATGACAAGGGCGGCGAGCAGTTCTACGACACCATCAGCGCGCTGCACAAGTCGGTGCGTGGCTCCGACCCTGACGCCGCCCTGTACTGGCTGGTGCGCATGCTCGACGGAGGGGCCGACCCGCGCTATATGGCGCGGCGCCTGGTGCGCATGGCCTGGGAGGACATCGGCCTGGCCGATCCGCGCGCCATGCAGATCACCAACGAGGCCGCACTCACCTATGAGCGCCTGGGCAGCCCGGAGGGCGAGCTGGCCCTGGCCCAGGCCGTGATCTACCTGGCCGTGGCCCCCAAGAGCAATGCCGGCTACAACGCCTACAACCAGATGCGTAGCTTGGTGAAGAACGACAGCACCCGGCCCGTGCCCATGCATTTGCGCAATGCCCCCACCAAGATGATGAAGGATCTGGACTGGGGCAAGGGCTACCGCTATGCCCACGACGAGGAAGGCGCCTTTGCCGCTGGCGAGCGCTATTTCCCGGATGGCATGGAAGAAGCCCGCCTGTACCAGCCCGTGCCGCGCGGGCTGGAGATCAAGATCGGCGACAAGCTGGCGCAGCTGCGCGCCATGAATGCGGCGGCGCGCCAGGCCGAGGGTGCGGCGCCTGCGGACGCTCCCGCCGAAGCGCGTCCAGACTCCGCAAGCTGACACCGGGCTGAAGACTGTGGTGCCGGGGTAACGGCGCGTAAGTCGCATGCGGCCGCTCCGCCGTCTTTGCCTGCCCGTAGCGGGTTGTGGCATTGATGCGTGTTCTGCATTAACCGCTTTCTGGTCTATCCCGCACAGCCGTTGCATCTACGGCATGGGTGGCTGTGGGCGCGCCTGGCATGCGGCCCGGGCACTAATGCAAACCTGTCCCGCAACGGCCCGGGGAAACCCCATTTTGGGGAGGCCGGCAAGTCCATAACGTGCAGCCATTCCTTTTTCCGGCAGGCCCGCCCGAAATATTTCTGGCGGGCTTTTTGCTAAGGGAAAAGCAAGCGCATGGGCGCTCGGGTCAATCGGTGGCCTGAAAGCAAGCCTGTGACCTGAAGAGAGGATGCAACGTATGGATATCTTGCTGCAGCAGATCATCAACGGTCTGGTTCTCGGCAGCATGTACGCCTTGATAGCCCTGGGCTACACCATGGTGTACGGCATTATTCAGCTCATCAACTTTGCCCATGGCGAAGTGCTGATGGTGGGGGCACTGACCAGCTGGAGCTGCGTCGGCATGATGCAAGAGGCCATGCCCGGAGCGCCGGGCTGGGTCATCTTGCTGCTGGCCACCCTGATTGCCTGCGTGGTGGCTGCATGTCTGAATTTCTGCATCGAAAAAGTTGCTTACCGGCCGTTGCGCAACAGCCCGCGCCTGGCCCCGCTGATCACGGCCATCGGTATGTCCATTCTGTTGCAGGCCCTGGCCATGATGCTGTGGAAGCCCAATCCCAAGGCCTATCCCACGCTGCTGCCGCCCGAGCCCTATGAGGTGGCGGGCGCGGTGATCACGCCCACGCAAATCCTGATCCTGGCCGTCACGGCCATGGCGCTGGCCATCCTTGTCTACCTGGTCAACTACACCAAGTTGGGGCGTGCCATGCGCGCCACGGCCGAGAACCCGCGTGTGGCCGCGCTGATGGGTGTGCGTC comes from Comamonas sp. GB3 AK4-5 and encodes:
- a CDS encoding branched-chain amino acid ABC transporter permease produces the protein MDILLQQIINGLVLGSMYALIALGYTMVYGIIQLINFAHGEVLMVGALTSWSCVGMMQEAMPGAPGWVILLLATLIACVVAACLNFCIEKVAYRPLRNSPRLAPLITAIGMSILLQALAMMLWKPNPKAYPTLLPPEPYEVAGAVITPTQILILAVTAMALAILVYLVNYTKLGRAMRATAENPRVAALMGVRPDMVISATFIIGAVLAAIAGIMWASNYGTVQHTMGFLPGLKAFTAAVFGGIGNLAGAVIGGILLGLIESIGSGYIGQLTGGVLGSHYTDIFAFIVLIIILTLRPSGLMGERVADRA
- a CDS encoding DNA translocase FtsK, encoding MTSTFNALNASSAKAPPKAGIVRFGHEVCLVVALLALTFWLLALFTYSPQDAAWSTSGQANGVVVRNWVGRLGAWLADTSYFGFGYSVWWAVLAAVFSWWRSLRRWMRGETLVGQLWQEKLQFWLGLLLLLGASTALEWSRLYRLEAALPGHGGGVMGYMVGKASVGWLGFTGSGLMGIMLLILGLSLVFHFSWGGVAEALGARIDALVRIGQQHREKVKDLAVGRRAAKERSDVLEEVHVSAEEAYQPKPVQINTPVQTPVVPSERVIKERQKPLFQEMTDSALPQVDLLDAAPAKQESVSADTLEMTSRLIEKKLKDFGVEVHVVQATPGPVVTRYEIEPATGVKGSQVVNLGKDLARSLSLVSVRVIETIPGKNYMALELPNARRQSIRLSEVLGSQVYHEAKSMLTMGLGKDIEGKPVVADLAKMPHVLVAGTTGSGKSVGINAMILSLLYKAEAKDVRLLMIDPKMLEMSVYEGIPHLLCPVVTDMKMAANGLNWCVAEMERRYKLMSKLGVRNLAGYNTKIDDAKTKGEIIGNPFSLTPESPEPLQRLPHIVIVIDELADLMMVVGKKIEELIARLAQKARAAGIHLILATQRPSVDVITGLIKANIPTRIAFQVSSKIDSRTVLDQMGAESLLGMGDMLYMASGTGLPIRVHGAFVSDDEVHRVVSYLKEQGEPDYIDGVLESSMSDEGGGGDGEGGGDGEQDPMYDQAVEIVLKDRKASISYVQRKLRIGYNRSANLLEQMEKAGLVSSLTASGQREVLVPGRGDE
- a CDS encoding replication-associated recombination protein A, which translates into the protein MAISRKPVASTDLFGTAGGGGAAAVSTAHQPLAERLRPHTLGEVVGQQQVLGAGMPLRLAFESGRPHSCILWGPPGVGKTTIARLMADSFDAQFISISAVLGGVKDIREAVEKAQMARDSLLQQRTIVFVDEVHRFNKSQQDAFLPHVESGLFTFIGATTENPSFEVNSALLSRAAVYVLQSLTAEELQQIVLKAQALGAVPAIESEALDRLIAYADGDARRLLNTLETLSITAEQAKVEAITDAWLLQVLGERMRRYDKGGEQFYDTISALHKSVRGSDPDAALYWLVRMLDGGADPRYMARRLVRMAWEDIGLADPRAMQITNEAALTYERLGSPEGELALAQAVIYLAVAPKSNAGYNAYNQMRSLVKNDSTRPVPMHLRNAPTKMMKDLDWGKGYRYAHDEEGAFAAGERYFPDGMEEARLYQPVPRGLEIKIGDKLAQLRAMNAAARQAEGAAPADAPAEARPDSAS
- the lolA gene encoding outer membrane lipoprotein chaperone LolA; translation: MRKTISALALSLLPLWAMADGLSSLEAFMKTAQAGKAQFTQTVTSPGRDGQPGRSKTSSGEFQFQRPGKFSFNYTKPFEQLIVADGKTLWMLDKDLNQVTQRAQAQALGSTPAAILASATDLEGLRKDFGLANAPDAEGMEWVQATPKAADNQLREVRVGFDAGKLAALEILDSFGQRSLIRFAQLQVLPSLPASAFRFTPPAGVDVLKQ
- the brnQ gene encoding branched-chain amino acid transport system II carrier protein → MTTLKTQDLLALGFMTFALFLGAGNIIFPPMVGLAAGEHLWSAALGFLLTGVGLPLITVVALARVGGGLQTITTPIGRVAGLLLGVAVYLTIGPLFATPRTATVSFALGVAPFVGDSPWSLGIYTVVYFGLVMLLSLFPGKLVDNIGKLITPVLILALVVLGGAAFMLPAGELMASAPAYLSPDLALGQGFVQGYQTMDALAALVFGIVIVNAIKDSGVQEPRLHQRYTIIAALIAATGLALVYVSLIYLGATSGSLTPDATTGVKILTSYVQHTFGPWGMVLLAVVILLACLTTGVGLVSACAAYFSQLLPYSYRSMVVAVSLLSMAIANQGLEQLITVAEPVLAIIYPVSIALVALSLLSGLWKQARRVYAPVMGVALVLGLIDGAKTAGLVDAPQWLSTLPGAAMGMAWLTPVLAALLLAAAADRVLPAPAAAAQV